GCGTCTGCGGAATATACCTTGAATTTCATAGCTGGCGTCCCCTTCCCTTACTTCTGCTTCTTGGTTTTGATCGCCTTGCGGATGAACACCGTGCCGCCCTTGGGGCCGTGCACGCTGCCGCGGATCAGGATCAGGTTCTGGTCCTCGATGATACGGACGATATCGAGATTCTGGGTGGTACGACGGGCATTGCCCATGTGACCGGGCATTTTCTTGCCCTTGATGACCTCACCGGGCCACTGGCACATCCCGTAGGAACCACCGCGGCGGTGCATCATGGAGCCGTGAGAAGCGGGCGAACCGGCAAAGCCGTGGCGCTTCATGACGCCCTGGAAACCATGACCCTTGGTCGTGCCGATGACATCAACCTTCTGGCCTTCCTCGAAACGAGTAACGGTGAGGGCGTCGCCGAGGCTGACCTCTTCCCCGTCGGGGATGAATTCGCAAATGTCGGTGACTGCCTCGACTCCTGCCTTTTTCAGGTGGCCCTTGATGGGCTTGGAGACGCGGTGGGCCTTCTGGTCCACACCGAAACCGATCTGGATGGCATCGTAACCATCCTTGCCGTCGGCAGTCTTGATTTGAAGGACCGGGCAAGGGCCGGCTTGTACTACAGTGACCGGGACGAGACGGTTTTCACCGTCATAAACTTGGGTCATCCCGATTTTTTTACCAATCAGTGTCAGGCTCATAGCTCATTGGCAGGTGGAAACCATATCTGGCTTCCGTTTCCTAGACCTGCGTGAGGGGTTAAATGTGATGTAAATGGTCTGCTTCTCGAAAGAAGTAAAGAGTGTGTTTTATTAAACGTTGATGGTGATGTCCACACCTGCCGGGAGGTTGAGCTTCTTGAGCTCGTCCACCGTCTGGGCGGTCGGTTCCATGATGTCGATCAGGCGCTTGTGCGTGCGAAGCTCGAACTGCTCCATGGACTTCTTGTCCACATGCGGGGAGCGGTTGACGGAGAGCTTCTCGATGCGGGTCGGCAGCGGAACGGGGCCGCTCACACGTGCGCCGGAGCGCTTGGCGGTTTCCACGATGTCGCTGGCCGACTGGTCGATGACGCGAAAGTCGAATCCCTTGAGTTTAATGCGTATGCGTTGTCCGGTCATTGCGGTAAGTGTTCTGGGCTTAGCTACGGGCCTTGTTTTTGTGCGGTGAGGACTCGACAATCGAGTTCAACACGCTGGAGGGAACCTGGTCGAAGTGCGACGGGGTCATGGCGTAGTTGGCGCGTCCCTTGGAGAGCGAGCGCACGTCGGTGGCGTAACCGAACATGGTTTCGAGCGGAATGTTGGCGGTGATGATGGCAACGCCGCCACGACCGGCTTCCATGGACTGGATCTGCCCGCGACGACGGTTGATGTCGCCAACGATGTCGCCCTGGTACTCGTCCGGCGTGGTCACTTCGACCGACATGATCGGTTCGAGCAACTGCGGAGCGGCCTTGCCCATAGCATCCTTGAAAGCGAAAATACCGGCCATCTTAAAGGCCATTTCCGAGGAGTCCACTTCGTGGAAGGAGCCATCAACAATGCGGACCTTCCAGTCAATCACCGGGTAACCGGCGATGGTACCGTTGGAGGAAGCCTCCATGATACCGTCGGAAAGCGGCTTGATGTATTCCTTCGGGATCGAGCCACCAACGATTTCGTTGACGATTTCGACGCCCTTGCCCTTTTCGTTCGGCTCGATCTTGATGACCGCGTGGCCGTACTGACCACGACCACCGGACTGGCGGACGAACTTGCCTTCGCCGTCGGCGGCCTGCGTGATG
This DNA window, taken from Ruficoccus amylovorans, encodes the following:
- the rpsJ gene encoding 30S ribosomal protein S10 — translated: MTGQRIRIKLKGFDFRVIDQSASDIVETAKRSGARVSGPVPLPTRIEKLSVNRSPHVDKKSMEQFELRTHKRLIDIMEPTAQTVDELKKLNLPAGVDITINV
- the rplC gene encoding 50S ribosomal protein L3, whose translation is MSLTLIGKKIGMTQVYDGENRLVPVTVVQAGPCPVLQIKTADGKDGYDAIQIGFGVDQKAHRVSKPIKGHLKKAGVEAVTDICEFIPDGEEVSLGDALTVTRFEEGQKVDVIGTTKGHGFQGVMKRHGFAGSPASHGSMMHRRGGSYGMCQWPGEVIKGKKMPGHMGNARRTTQNLDIVRIIEDQNLILIRGSVHGPKGGTVFIRKAIKTKKQK